The Glycine soja cultivar W05 chromosome 3, ASM419377v2, whole genome shotgun sequence genome window below encodes:
- the LOC114407761 gene encoding U-box domain-containing protein 9-like, with product MASELKEKLRELVKAIVDSDDYSLQAADEAIATLSSLKHLKSPDDFPLPPQFRCPISTQLMSDPVILSTGQTYDRPFIQRWLNEGHRTCPQTQQVLSHTILTPNYLVRDMILQWCRDRGIDLPGPVKDIDEAVTNADRNHLNSLLRKLQLSVPDQKEAAKELRLLTKRMPSIRTLVGESSDVIPQLLSPLSSPGAASTDPDLHEDLITTILNLSIHDDNKKVFATDPAVISLLIDALKCGTIQTRSNAAATIFTLSAIDSNKHIIGESGAIKHLLELLDEGQPFAMKDAASAIFNLCLVHENKGRTVRDGAVRVILNKMMDHILVDELLAILALLSSHPKAVEEMGDFDAVPLLLGIIRESTSERSKENCVAILYTICFSDRTKLKEIREEEKANGTLSKLAKCGTSRAKRKANGILERLNRSPSLTHTA from the exons ATGGCATCGGAATTGAAGGAGAAGTTGCGCGAATTGGTGAAGGCCATCGTGGACTCCGACGACTACTCTCTTCAAGCCGCCGACGAAGCCATCGCCACACTTTCGTCTCTCAAACATTTGAAGTCGCCGGACGACTTTCCTCTTCCTCCCCAATTTCGCTGCCCCATTTCAACCCAATTGATGTCCGATCCCGTTATCTTATCCACCGGCCAG ACTTATGATAGGCCATTTATTCAGAGGTGGTTGAATGAGGGTCACCGAACATGTCCTCAGACACAGCAGGTTCTGTCTCACACTATTCTAACTCCCAATTACTTGGTCCGAGACATGATTCTCCAGTGGTGTAGGGACCGTGGAATTGACTTACCTGGCCCTGTTAAGGACATTGATGAAGCTGTCACCAATGCGGATAGAAACCATTTGAATTCTTTGCTTCGTAAGTTGCAGTTGTCTGTTCCTGATCAGAAAGAAGCTGCCAAGGAGCTTCGCCTTTTGACAAAGCGAATGCCTTCCATTCGAACCCTTGTTGGGGAGTCCAGTGATGTCATTCCACAGTTGCTGAGTCCGTTATCGTCGCCCGGTGCGGCTTCTACTGATCCTGATCTCCACGAGGACTTGATCACCACTATTCTGAATCTCTCAATCCATGATGATAATAAGAAGGTGTTCGCCACGGATCCTGCGGTGATTTCTCTGCTTATTGATGCCCTGAAATGTGGAACAATTCAAACAAGGAGTAATGCCGCGGCCACTATTTTCACCTTGTCTGCGATTGATTCCAACAAGCACATCATTGGAGAATCTGGGGCTATTAAACATTTGCTTGAGCTTTTGGATGAGGGACAACCATTCGCCATGAAAGATGCTGCTTCGGCCATATTTAACCTTTGTCTTGTGCACGAGAATAAGGGGAGGACCGTTCGAGATGGGGCAGTTCGGGTTATTCTGAACAAGATGATGGACCACATACTAGTTGATGAGTTGTTGGCTATATTGGCACTGCTCTCCAGCCATCCCAAGGCTGTTGAAGAAATGGGTGATTTTGATGCTGTTCCTTTGTTATTGGGGATTATTAGGGAGAGCACATCTGAGAGGAGCAAGGAAAATTGTGTTGCAATTCTATATACAATCTGTTTTAGTGATAGAACAAAGTTAAAGGAAattagagaagaagaaaaggccAATGGTACACTGTCAAAGCTTGCAAAATGTGGAACTTCAAGGGCAAAAAGGAAGGCTAATGGTATTCTCGAGAGGCTTAATAGATCCCCCTCCTTAACTCACACTGCTTAG